A genomic region of Jaculus jaculus isolate mJacJac1 chromosome 10, mJacJac1.mat.Y.cur, whole genome shotgun sequence contains the following coding sequences:
- the LOC101614021 gene encoding cationic trypsin-3: protein MKTLIFLAFLGAAVALPTDDDDDKIVGGYTCQKNSLPYQVSLNSGYHFCGGSLINSQWVVSAAHCYKSRIQVRLGEHNIDVYEGGEQFIDAAKIIRHPKYNKDTYDNDIMLIKLNTPAALNSRVSTVSLPRSCPSSGTSCLVSGWGNTLSSGTKYPSLLQCLKAPVLSDSSCKSSYPGKITSNMFCMGFLEGGKDSCQGDSGGPVVCNGQLQGVVSWGYGCALKGKPGVYTKVCNYVNWIQQTIASN from the exons atgaagaccttaaTCTTCCTTGCTTTCCTGGGAGCAGCCG TTGCTCTCCccactgatgatgatgatgacaagaTTGTTGGAGGCTACACCTGTCAGAAGAATTCTCTCCCCTATCAGGTGTCCCTGAACAGTGGCTACCACTTCTGTGGTGGCTCCCTCATCAACTCTCAGTGGGTTGTCTCAGCAGCTCACTGCTACAAATC CCGGATCCAGGTGCGTCTGGGAGAACACAACATCGATGTGTATGAGGGTGGGGAGCAGTTCATCGATGCAGCCAAGATCATCCGCCACCCCAAGTACAACAAAGACACCTATGACAACGACATCATGCTGATCAAGCTGAACACACCTGCCGCCCTCAACTCTCGAGTGTCCACTGTCTCTCTGCCCAGATCCTGTCCATCTTCTGGCACTAGCTGCCTTGTGTCTGGATGGGGCAACACCCTGAGCAGTGGCA CTAAGTACCCTTCACTTCTTCAGTGCCTGAAAGCCCCTGTCCTCTCAGACAGTTCTTGCAAAAGTTCCTACCCTGGCAAGATCACTAGCAACATGTTCTGCATGGGCTTCCTGGAGGGTGGAAAGGACTCTTGCCAG GGTGACTCTGGTGGCCCTGTGGTCTGCAATGGACAACTCCAGGGTGTTGTCTCCTGGGGCTATGGCTGTGCTTTGAAAGGAAAACCTGGTGTCTACACAAAGGTGTGCAACTACGTGAACTGGATCCAGCAGACTATTGCTTCCAACTAA